From the Bacteroidota bacterium genome, one window contains:
- the glgP gene encoding alpha-glucan family phosphorylase, with amino-acid sequence MQEKNMSRPDYIFEVSWEVCNKVGGIHTVITSKSDTVVQEWGEHYIAIGPDVWKGSGEHPEFVEDTSLFSAWKERASAEGLRVKIGRWKQANEAIAILVDFTPFFHMKDEIFASLWSGFKLDSLTGQWDYIEPAMFGYATGKVIESFYKFHLSFKDKIIAQFHEWMTGTGVLYLHERVPQIGTVLTTHATVVGRSIAGNGWPLYDKLAEYNGDQVAKDFNVLAKQSLEKKAAHFADCFTTVSEITAKECVQFLDESPDIITPNGFEVKMVPDDGSFDEKRLIARRKLFAVAKAVTGADLPEDTMFLAKSGRYEFRNKGIDVFIDAMGKLNSNVALNKTVVAFIMVPAHHTGARKDLAERLQNGSVPATPENLTHCLQDIDTDPVMNRLKSNHLNNSAGDKVKVIFVPTYLNGDDGIFDLHYYDLIIGFDLSAFPSYYEPWGYTPLESLAFHVPTITTQLAGFGKWMRTNLGNVNTGIFVVDRNDIDADEASQKIANIVLGYTQKNKDEVAIARDSAFELSKTVQWHNLIEYYKQAYDIALQKSEGREYLYRNKHEVSPIERGIINYPKSNQPKWRRIFVQSEFPKALEPLHELSRNLWWSWNLEAAELFEMIDAELWEKYKKNPVAMLDVLPYVKLKRLEKNAAFLEKLDSVYASFKKYMEQPKNLNWPKVAYFCMEYGLNHIVRLYSGGLGILAGDYLKEASDTGVDMVGVGLLYRYGYFKQTLSKHGEQLSEYKSQKFSFLPILPVRDEEGNWMKISLAFPGRRVYAKIWKINVGRVPLYLLDTDIDENSSDDRFITYQLYGGDHENRLKQEMLLGIGGDRLLKQLGIKANVYHCNEGHAAFVGLERIRDLIISENITYDEALDIVRASTLFTTHTPVPAGHDVFTEEMIRAYLSEYPTIFNIQWEKFVGLGRVDENDTHEKYSMSHLAAHVSQEINGVSEIHGRVSQDMFQHLWPGFMPNELHVSYVTNGVHYQTWTAKQWQVIFQEMFKSNTPFRKVDEQMKQAMLKMPEQTIWNIRQELKRDLVKVMHDKIRADMTRRHENPKEIIEVSDSLREDVLVIGFARRFATYKRAHLLLQNIDRLKEILRNPAKPVQFLFAGKAHPNDKAGQDLIKKIVEISELPEFTGRIIFLENYDMEVAKYLVQGVDVWLNNPDRGMEASGTSGMKASLNGVLNLSVLDGWWCEGYLPGAGWALPEENTFERKDFQDELDSEMLYHLLEKEVIPLYYDRNKEGVPSGWVDMIRHNFAEIVPRFTTHRMIDEYIHKYYVPLFERSKKISNNNFKEVKELSEWKRHVIANWGLIKIIDTVIHDSAQKPLPMGEEFHAEIVLSLGYLNPEDIGVEVLFIQKTGKGDHREIIFKKELTLGHTARRRATYETTFPVTQSGVFEYGFRIFPKHHLLPNKMEFNLVKWV; translated from the coding sequence ATGCAAGAAAAAAACATGAGCAGACCAGATTACATTTTTGAAGTGAGCTGGGAAGTATGTAACAAAGTGGGTGGTATACATACCGTGATCACCAGTAAATCAGATACAGTTGTTCAGGAGTGGGGAGAACATTACATCGCGATCGGACCGGATGTATGGAAAGGAAGTGGCGAACATCCTGAGTTTGTGGAAGACACCTCACTTTTTTCTGCCTGGAAAGAAAGAGCATCGGCTGAAGGATTGCGGGTGAAAATCGGAAGATGGAAACAAGCCAACGAAGCGATTGCGATCCTGGTTGATTTCACTCCGTTCTTCCATATGAAGGATGAAATTTTCGCCAGTCTATGGTCGGGCTTTAAACTTGATTCACTTACCGGTCAGTGGGATTATATCGAACCGGCGATGTTCGGTTACGCGACAGGAAAAGTAATCGAGAGCTTTTATAAATTCCATTTGTCTTTCAAAGACAAAATCATCGCGCAGTTTCACGAGTGGATGACCGGAACAGGTGTCTTGTACCTGCACGAACGTGTTCCGCAAATCGGAACTGTTCTCACCACGCATGCAACTGTTGTTGGTCGTTCTATTGCCGGAAATGGCTGGCCTTTGTATGATAAACTCGCGGAATACAATGGCGATCAGGTTGCCAAGGATTTTAATGTATTGGCGAAGCAATCCCTCGAGAAAAAAGCCGCTCATTTCGCCGATTGCTTTACGACCGTCAGTGAAATTACGGCAAAGGAATGTGTTCAGTTTCTGGATGAATCACCTGACATCATTACGCCCAATGGTTTTGAAGTGAAAATGGTTCCTGACGATGGAAGCTTTGATGAAAAACGATTGATCGCCCGCAGGAAATTATTCGCGGTCGCGAAAGCAGTGACCGGCGCGGATCTGCCGGAAGACACAATGTTCCTAGCGAAAAGCGGTCGTTATGAATTCAGGAACAAAGGTATTGATGTGTTTATTGATGCGATGGGCAAACTAAATTCAAATGTCGCGCTCAACAAAACTGTTGTGGCCTTCATCATGGTTCCTGCGCATCATACTGGTGCCCGTAAAGACCTCGCTGAAAGATTGCAAAATGGTTCTGTTCCGGCCACTCCGGAAAATCTCACACATTGCCTGCAGGATATTGATACAGATCCGGTAATGAACCGTCTGAAGAGCAATCATCTCAACAATTCAGCAGGCGATAAAGTGAAAGTGATTTTTGTCCCAACATATCTCAATGGTGACGATGGAATTTTTGATCTACATTATTATGATCTGATCATAGGATTTGATTTATCCGCCTTCCCTTCATATTATGAACCCTGGGGATATACTCCTTTGGAAAGTTTAGCCTTTCATGTACCTACGATCACTACCCAGTTGGCCGGTTTCGGTAAATGGATGCGCACCAATCTTGGAAATGTCAATACAGGAATTTTTGTGGTCGATCGTAATGACATCGATGCGGATGAAGCGTCTCAAAAAATCGCGAACATCGTCTTGGGTTACACACAGAAAAATAAAGACGAGGTTGCCATCGCACGTGATTCGGCTTTTGAATTATCAAAGACTGTACAGTGGCATAACCTGATCGAGTATTACAAACAAGCGTATGATATCGCATTACAAAAAAGCGAAGGCCGCGAGTATTTGTACCGTAATAAACATGAAGTTTCACCAATTGAACGGGGAATCATCAATTATCCAAAAAGCAATCAGCCTAAATGGAGAAGGATTTTTGTTCAGTCTGAATTCCCGAAAGCGCTTGAGCCCTTGCATGAACTTTCCAGAAATCTCTGGTGGTCATGGAATCTCGAGGCGGCGGAGTTGTTTGAGATGATCGATGCTGAATTGTGGGAGAAGTACAAAAAAAATCCGGTCGCTATGCTGGATGTTCTTCCATATGTCAAATTGAAACGACTGGAGAAGAATGCGGCCTTCCTTGAAAAGCTGGATTCAGTGTATGCTTCCTTTAAAAAATACATGGAGCAACCCAAAAATCTGAATTGGCCGAAGGTTGCTTACTTCTGCATGGAGTATGGATTGAATCACATCGTCCGCTTGTACTCCGGAGGTTTGGGTATTCTTGCCGGTGATTACCTGAAAGAAGCCAGTGACACCGGTGTTGACATGGTTGGAGTTGGACTGTTGTATCGTTACGGATATTTTAAACAAACTTTATCCAAGCACGGAGAGCAATTGTCAGAATACAAATCGCAAAAGTTTTCATTCCTCCCGATTCTTCCGGTTCGTGATGAAGAAGGAAACTGGATGAAAATTAGTCTTGCTTTCCCCGGCCGACGTGTTTATGCCAAAATCTGGAAAATAAATGTTGGACGAGTTCCTCTGTATTTACTCGATACAGATATCGATGAGAACAGTTCAGATGATCGTTTCATCACCTATCAATTGTATGGAGGCGACCATGAAAACCGATTGAAGCAGGAGATGCTTCTCGGAATAGGAGGAGACCGTTTGCTGAAACAGCTTGGAATAAAAGCCAATGTCTACCATTGCAATGAAGGTCATGCGGCATTTGTTGGTCTGGAGCGTATTCGTGATCTCATCATTTCTGAAAATATCACGTATGATGAGGCATTGGATATTGTAAGAGCATCAACTTTGTTCACGACGCATACTCCTGTACCTGCAGGACATGATGTGTTCACTGAAGAAATGATACGCGCTTATCTCAGCGAGTATCCGACCATCTTCAATATTCAATGGGAGAAATTTGTTGGTCTTGGAAGGGTAGATGAAAACGATACACATGAGAAATATTCCATGAGTCATCTCGCCGCTCACGTTTCGCAGGAGATCAATGGTGTAAGTGAAATTCATGGAAGAGTATCGCAGGATATGTTCCAGCACCTCTGGCCCGGATTTATGCCGAATGAACTCCATGTCAGTTATGTGACTAATGGAGTCCATTATCAAACATGGACGGCAAAACAGTGGCAGGTTATTTTCCAGGAAATGTTCAAGAGCAATACTCCATTCCGAAAGGTGGATGAGCAAATGAAGCAGGCAATGCTGAAAATGCCAGAGCAAACTATCTGGAATATCCGCCAAGAGCTGAAACGTGATTTGGTGAAAGTAATGCATGATAAAATTCGTGCTGACATGACCCGTCGTCATGAAAATCCCAAGGAAATTATTGAAGTCAGTGATTCTCTGCGTGAAGATGTCCTGGTGATTGGTTTTGCGAGGAGATTTGCAACCTACAAACGTGCACATCTGCTTTTACAGAATATCGATCGTCTGAAGGAAATTCTCAGAAACCCGGCGAAACCTGTACAGTTTCTTTTTGCAGGAAAAGCACACCCGAATGATAAAGCAGGTCAGGATCTAATCAAAAAGATTGTCGAGATTTCAGAGCTGCCTGAGTTTACCGGAAGAATCATTTTCCTTGAGAACTACGATATGGAAGTGGCCAAATATCTTGTTCAGGGTGTAGATGTATGGCTTAATAATCCGGATCGCGGAATGGAAGCCTCCGGTACCAGTGGAATGAAAGCATCGCTTAATGGCGTTCTGAACTTAAGCGTGTTGGATGGTTGGTGGTGTGAAGGTTATTTGCCGGGCGCAGGCTGGGCTTTGCCGGAGGAGAACACGTTTGAACGCAAGGATTTTCAGGATGAACTGGATAGCGAAATGCTCTATCACTTGTTGGAAAAAGAAGTCATTCCGCTTTATTATGACCGCAACAAGGAAGGAGTTCCATCCGGTTGGGTAGATATGATTCGTCATAATTTCGCTGAAATCGTTCCGCGATTTACCACACACAGGATGATTGATGAATACATCCATAAGTATTATGTGCCATTATTTGAGAGAAGTAAAAAGATCTCGAATAATAATTTCAAGGAGGTTAAAGAGCTTTCGGAGTGGAAACGGCACGTTATCGCCAACTGGGGATTGATCAAGATTATCGATACAGTCATTCACGACTCCGCACAAAAGCCTTTGCCGATGGGAGAAGAGTTTCATGCGGAAATAGTACTCAGTCTGGGTTATCTGAATCCGGAAGATATCGGAGTGGAAGTATTGTTCATTCAGAAAACCGGAAAAGGCGATCACCGCGAAATTATTTTCAAAAAGGAGTTGACACTGGGACATACAGCTCGCCGGCGTGCTACCTATGAAACTACATTCCCGGTCACTCAATCCGGAGTCTTTGAATATGGTTTCAGGATTTTCCCGAAACATCATTTGTTGCCAAACAAAATGGAATTCAACCTCGTGAAATGGGTTTAG